Part of the Crossiella cryophila genome, CTGGCCAGGCTGCTGTTCGTGCTGGTGTGCCGGGGTGCGCGGGCGGCCGACACGGCCACCGCCGAGGCCGCGGCGGCCGAGCGCGCGGCCGAGGTCGAGGCGGCCCGCAACCGCGAGCACCGCGAGTACCTGGCCACCCTGCACGACACCGGCGCGGCCACCCTGCTGATGGTCGGCATGGGCGTGGCCGACCGCCCCGAACCCTGGCTGGCCGAACAGGCGGCCAGGGACGTCGCCGCGCTGGCCACCCGCCCCGAACCCGACCACGAACCGGTCCAGCTGGCCGCGATCCTGGTGCGGGCGGCCGAGGCGGCCCCGGTCGCGGTGGACGTGCGGTTCGAGTACCAGCCGGTGGTGACCGCGGCGGTGGCGGCGGCGCTGGAGGGCGGGGTGGCCGAGGCGTTGCGGAACGTGCACCGGCACGCCGGGGTGGACCGGGCGGCGCTGGTGGTGACCGGGGACGCGGCGCGGGTGGTGGTGGAGGTGCGGGACTCGGGGGCCGGGTTCGCGGTGGGGGAGACCTCGGCGCAGCGGCGCGGGCTGACCGGGTCGGTGGTGGCGCGGATGGACCGGGCCGGTGGGCGGGGGAGTGTGCGTTCGGCGCCGGGGGAGGGCACGACGGTGCGGTTGGAGTGGCCCGGGTGAGGCGGGGCGACGGGGCGGAGTCGGCGCGGCCGGACCGCGCGGCGGCGCGCGCGGGCGATGCGGTGGCGGGGCCGGATGGTGCGGCCGCGCGGCCGGGTCGGCGGCGGGGCACGGCCGCGGTGTACCTGCGCGGGCTGCGGCTGGCCACCGTGCTGATCACCTTCGCCGGGCTGTTCGGCCTGGCCCTGCCGGTGATCGTGGCGCACGCCGAGGTCTACCGGTCGCTGACCCTGGAGCTGGTCGCCTTCGGCATCCTGCTCGCGGTCGCGGTCTTCTGCGCCGTCCGCGCCGATCCGGGCCGCTGGCGCTGGCCGCTGCTGGTCCTGGTGTTCGGCGCGGCGCTGCTCGCGCTGACCGGGGTGCCGCCGGAGCTGATCGTGAGCCGGGCCGAGTGGTCCTTCATGCTGCTCGGCTGGTTCGGCGTGCTGCTGTTGCTGGACAAGGGGATCGGCGCGGTGCTGGCGTTCCTGCTGGTGCACGCGGTGATCAACGTGGGGCAGCTGGTGCTGGTCGGGCAGGCGGACCGGGCCGCGCTGGTCGGGCTGCTGATCGCGGGGGTCACCGTGTTCGGGTATCAGCTCGCGGTGGCCTTCGCCGCCGGGATGCTGCACCGGATCGCCAGGGTGGCCGCCGAGACCGCGCGGGCCGAGGCCCGGCGGCGGACCGCGGCGGTGATCACCAGGGAGCTGCAGCGTGATCACGAGGAGCGCTACGCGGCGCTGTCCCGGACCGCGTTGCCGCTGCTGGTGGACCTGGCCACCGGGCGGGCCGATCCCGGCGAGGAGCGGGTGCGGCGGCTGGCGGCGGTGGAGGCGGCGCGGATGCGGCGGCTGTTCGCCGAGGGCGATGACGTGGACGATCCGCTGCTGCACGAGCTGGCCGCCTGCATCGACAGCGCGCAGCGTGGCGGGGTGAGCGTGCAGCTGGCGGTGCGCGGGCCGCGGCCGCCGCTGGACCTGGCGGTGCGGCGGGCGCTGACCGAACCGGCGCTGGCCGCGCTGGTGGCCGCGGCCAGTACCGCCAGGGTGACCGTGGTCGGTTCGGCTAACGCCGTTACGGTAAGTGTGGTCGCCGACGCGCCGGAGCCCGTTCCGGTCGCGCAGGCCGACGGGGTCGTGGTGACGAACCTGGTGAACGCGGATCGGGTGTGGGTGGAAGCCAAGTGGCGAGCGCAGAACTGATCACCGCGGTGGTGGTGGACGACCACCCCGCGATCGTGGCGGGGGTGCAGGCGTGGTGCACCCTGGCCGACCCGCCGATCGAGGTGCTGGCGACCGGGCCGACCCCGGCCGCCGCCTGGACCGATCCGGGTGCCAGGGCGGACGTGGTGGTGCTGGACCTGCACCTCGGCCAGACCGCCCAGCCCGGTTACGGCGACCTGACCAGGCTGGTCGACGCGGGCCGCCAGGTGATCGTCTACACCATGCGCGACGACGCGGAGACCGCACTGTCCTGTGTGGACATCGGCGCGTTCGCCTACCTGACCAAGGCCGAGGGGCAGACGCACCTGGTCGCGGCCATCCGGGCGGCGGCGAACAACCTGCCGTACACCCCGCCCGCACTGGCGGGTGCGATCGGCGCGGACACCCGCAGCAGCAGGCCGAGGCTGGCCCCGCGCGAGGAGGACGTGCTGATCGAGTGGTTCACCTGCGAGTCCAAGGAGATGGTCGCGCAGAAGCTCGGGCTGTCCGCGCGTACCGTGAACACCTACATCGACCGGGTGCGGATCAAGTACGCCAACGTGGGACGGGCTGCCCCGACCAAGGCGGCGCTGGTGGCCCGCGCCATCCAGGACGGCCTGGTTGCCTTGGAGGACCTGTGATCCAGCGTTGGAACCCCTCGGTCATCGGACCGCCGGTGGGTCAGTACAGCCACCTGGCCAGCGCCCCGGCCGATCACGAGCTGCTGTTCGTCTCCGGCCAGATCGGCTCCCGGCTGGACGGCACCATGGCCGCCGACGCCGAGACGCAGTCCCGCCAGGCGCACGAGAACCTGGCCGCCCTGCTCGCCGAGGCCGGTGGCGGGCCGGAGCACCTGGTGAAGATGTTCACCATGGTGGCCGGGACCGAGCACCTGCCCGCGGTGCGCGCCGGGCGGGTGGAGCTGTTCGAGAAGTGGTTCCCGGAGAAGGACTGGCCGGCGCACTCGCTGATCGTGGTGGCCGGTCTGGCCGCGCCGCACATCCTCATCGAGGTGGAGGCGGTCGCGGCGATCCCGCGTTAGCCGCGCTGCCCGATTCGTGCCGTTTGGTGAACATCAGGTGCTGAACGCGATGAACTCGGGTAAGCATGCAAGATGGCGACCGAAACGCGGGAGATCGAGCGAAAGTACGAGGCGGAGCAGCCGCTGGCCCTGCCGGACCTGGATGGCCTGCCAGGGGTGGCCGCCCAGCTCGGCCCGGACGAGCTGGCACTGGACGCGACCTACTTCGACACCGCCGACCGCCGACTGCTCGCCGCCGGGATCACCCTGCGCAGGCGCACCGGCGGCGACGACGCGGGCTGGCACGTCAAACTGCCCCTGGACGCCGACACCCGCGAGGAGATCCGCCAGCCATTGGGCCGGACCCGCAAGGTCCCGGCGGCCATGGCGAAGCTGGTCCGCGCGTACTCCCGCGGCGGCGACCTGGTCCCGGTGGGCCGGTTGCGCACCACCCGCCGCCGCTGGCAACTCGTCGACGCCGACGGCGCGGTGCTCGCCG contains:
- a CDS encoding sensor histidine kinase — encoded protein: MEGNRPGPAPDWAIEREFRRSALRFSLLVRTVVLACAGVLAPLSAPENLTATIAAVLVVNAWNLVLWRARGRWVLPVDLAVLTALCLAQGQIEPAAALSDGTSWVLVMVSVVAVSWQWRVPPAPGALVAVVLVLFVAYSFGVALVADWETGIPYGLWLFVEAGLARLLFVLVCRGARAADTATAEAAAAERAAEVEAARNREHREYLATLHDTGAATLLMVGMGVADRPEPWLAEQAARDVAALATRPEPDHEPVQLAAILVRAAEAAPVAVDVRFEYQPVVTAAVAAALEGGVAEALRNVHRHAGVDRAALVVTGDAARVVVEVRDSGAGFAVGETSAQRRGLTGSVVARMDRAGGRGSVRSAPGEGTTVRLEWPG
- a CDS encoding DNA-binding response regulator, whose product is MASAELITAVVVDDHPAIVAGVQAWCTLADPPIEVLATGPTPAAAWTDPGARADVVVLDLHLGQTAQPGYGDLTRLVDAGRQVIVYTMRDDAETALSCVDIGAFAYLTKAEGQTHLVAAIRAAANNLPYTPPALAGAIGADTRSSRPRLAPREEDVLIEWFTCESKEMVAQKLGLSARTVNTYIDRVRIKYANVGRAAPTKAALVARAIQDGLVALEDL
- a CDS encoding RidA family protein produces the protein MIQRWNPSVIGPPVGQYSHLASAPADHELLFVSGQIGSRLDGTMAADAETQSRQAHENLAALLAEAGGGPEHLVKMFTMVAGTEHLPAVRAGRVELFEKWFPEKDWPAHSLIVVAGLAAPHILIEVEAVAAIPR